From one Peredibacter starrii genomic stretch:
- the asnB gene encoding asparagine synthase B: MCGLLAYSGDVHQLPDFETTFNQLRHRGPDDTEIVKASNNEASMCFHRLAIMDPTQKGHQPFVDDNNGNIAICNGEIYNYETLKRDYEAIYKFKSHSDCEVLVPMFNNLGIEKMCQHLDAEFALVIWDNKKKKLVAGRDPIGIRPLFYGYSAEGKIMFASEIKVIAPFCEKVESFPPGYYYDGEKFVQYRDLTTVVHYAPKNLDQHLKDIREKLVEGVRKRLVADVPVGFLLSGGLDSSLVCGIAQDLMKKPITTFSVGLDHNPIDIHYAKIVADFLKTNHHEVYFNKQDTLGVLDKLIWYLETWDITTIRASIGMYLVCKYIREKTPIKVVLTGEISDELFGYKYTDFAPSPEAFQKEAKKRVDELHMYDVLRADRSIASNSLEARVPFGDLDFVKTVMEIHPEFKMNTTGMGKWLLRKAFDGTNFIPDEILWREKAAFSDAVGHSMVDYLKEAAEAKYTEEQVAQAREKYPHGTPFTKESLMYREIYEKHFAGTAHHVKDFWMPNKEWNNCNVNDPSARVLPNYGKSGV, encoded by the coding sequence ATGTGTGGATTGCTCGCTTACTCTGGTGATGTTCATCAACTTCCAGACTTCGAAACGACTTTCAATCAACTCCGTCATCGTGGACCAGACGATACTGAAATCGTCAAAGCTTCTAATAATGAAGCTTCAATGTGCTTCCATCGTTTGGCGATCATGGACCCTACACAAAAAGGTCATCAGCCCTTCGTTGATGACAATAATGGAAACATCGCCATTTGTAATGGCGAGATCTATAACTACGAGACCCTGAAGCGTGATTATGAGGCGATTTATAAGTTTAAGTCGCATTCTGATTGTGAAGTTCTTGTTCCAATGTTCAATAATCTTGGCATTGAGAAGATGTGTCAGCATCTGGATGCAGAGTTCGCTCTGGTTATTTGGGACAATAAAAAGAAGAAGCTTGTAGCTGGACGTGATCCAATTGGTATTCGTCCGTTGTTTTATGGATATTCAGCTGAAGGGAAGATCATGTTCGCTTCAGAGATTAAAGTGATTGCACCTTTCTGTGAGAAAGTAGAATCATTTCCTCCAGGGTATTATTATGACGGTGAGAAATTTGTTCAATACAGAGATCTTACGACTGTTGTTCACTATGCTCCTAAAAATCTTGATCAGCATTTAAAAGATATTCGTGAGAAGTTAGTTGAGGGCGTTCGGAAGCGTCTTGTGGCCGACGTACCAGTGGGATTTCTTCTTTCTGGTGGTCTTGATTCATCTCTTGTGTGTGGTATCGCGCAGGACTTGATGAAGAAGCCAATCACAACTTTCTCAGTTGGTCTGGATCACAATCCAATTGATATTCATTACGCCAAGATCGTGGCGGATTTTCTTAAGACTAATCACCACGAAGTGTATTTCAATAAGCAAGACACGCTTGGAGTGCTGGATAAGTTGATCTGGTATCTTGAAACTTGGGACATCACAACTATTCGTGCTTCGATCGGGATGTATCTTGTTTGTAAGTACATTCGTGAGAAGACTCCAATTAAAGTAGTTCTTACGGGAGAGATCTCGGATGAGCTATTTGGTTATAAGTATACAGACTTCGCTCCATCGCCTGAGGCCTTCCAGAAGGAAGCTAAGAAGCGAGTGGACGAACTTCATATGTATGACGTACTAAGAGCTGACCGTTCGATTGCTTCGAACTCACTTGAGGCACGTGTGCCATTTGGTGATCTTGATTTCGTGAAGACCGTAATGGAAATTCACCCTGAATTTAAGATGAACACAACTGGTATGGGGAAATGGCTACTTCGCAAGGCCTTCGATGGCACGAACTTCATTCCGGATGAAATCCTATGGCGTGAGAAAGCTGCGTTCTCAGATGCTGTTGGACACTCAATGGTGGATTATCTGAAAGAAGCTGCGGAAGCAAAATACACTGAAGAGCAAGTGGCGCAGGCGAGAGAGAAGTATCCTCATGGAACTCCTTTTACGAAAGAATCACTCATGTATCGTGAGATCTATGAGAAGCATTTCGCAGGAACTGCTCATCACGTGAAAGACTTCTGGATGCCAAACAAAGAATGGAACAACTGTAATGTGAATGATCCATCGGCAAGGGTCTTACCGAACTACGGAAAATCTGGTGTTTAA
- a CDS encoding M14 family zinc carboxypeptidase, whose protein sequence is MKAKDTLPELFEVEYLAEQYRDILHVEKLAEVNGARFQFPVYGFSLGNQDPKAPVFGLFGGVHGLERIGTHVLLSFLKTLLFRMSWETEWQEFFKHCRLVTIPIINPLGMALTRRGNGNNVDLMRNSPLNATGKLIPLVSGQTYTNLLPWYRGDLSHPEKETLAVQEFCRKHFFQSQRVITLDLHSGFGLRDRLWYPWSTSSTPFPLEPEVLKLKRLLEQTYPYHVYTVEHQSLNYSNHGDLWDWIYQDYASQNPNGKFLPLTLEMGSWLWVKKNPWQFFSWQGLFNPVKKHRYARTMRRHNHLLELLLKASLHHETWSV, encoded by the coding sequence ATGAAAGCCAAAGATACACTCCCAGAACTATTTGAAGTCGAGTATTTAGCCGAACAATATCGGGATATTCTTCACGTGGAGAAGTTAGCGGAAGTTAATGGTGCGCGCTTTCAATTTCCAGTCTATGGCTTCTCTTTAGGTAATCAAGATCCGAAAGCACCGGTCTTTGGTCTATTTGGTGGGGTGCATGGTTTGGAAAGAATCGGAACTCACGTGCTTCTTTCTTTTTTAAAGACCCTTCTCTTCCGCATGAGTTGGGAAACTGAATGGCAGGAATTTTTTAAACACTGTCGTCTTGTTACCATTCCAATCATCAATCCATTAGGCATGGCACTTACTCGTCGAGGAAACGGTAACAACGTTGATCTCATGAGAAACTCTCCTCTGAACGCTACTGGAAAACTTATTCCCCTTGTGAGTGGTCAGACTTATACCAATCTACTTCCTTGGTATCGTGGAGACCTTTCTCATCCAGAAAAAGAAACCCTCGCCGTACAAGAATTTTGTCGTAAGCATTTCTTCCAAAGCCAAAGAGTAATTACTCTCGATCTTCATTCTGGTTTCGGTCTGCGCGATCGTTTGTGGTACCCATGGTCGACATCTTCGACTCCATTTCCACTTGAGCCAGAAGTCTTAAAGCTTAAACGTCTCTTGGAACAAACCTATCCTTATCACGTATATACCGTTGAGCACCAATCCCTGAACTACAGCAATCATGGTGACCTTTGGGATTGGATCTACCAGGATTATGCGAGTCAAAACCCGAATGGAAAATTCTTGCCATTAACTTTAGAAATGGGATCATGGCTATGGGTGAAGAAAAATCCTTGGCAGTTTTTCTCATGGCAGGGTCTGTTTAATCCGGTGAAGAAACACCGTTACGCTCGCACCATGAGACGTCATAATCACCTCTTAGAACTTTTACTCAAGGCCAGCCTGCACCATGAAACTTGGTCCGTTTAA
- a CDS encoding SIR2 family NAD-dependent protein deacylase, whose amino-acid sequence MKLGPFKKIVILTGAGISAESGINTFRDSNGLWEQHRMEDVATPEAFKRDPQLVWRFYSMRRIQAAQAHPNRAHEALVKFAKTPGQEIHLITQNVDDLHHRADPTDHLPPLCMHGSLNQSRCMNCGTIYFDDHAYFDLKGDYAPQGTILCSSSQKASVDYLHHYKLDYRDFLPLSPCCKAAIRPHIVWFGEIPFHMTKINNLLTDADLFVSIGTSGQVYPAAGFLQIAKMSGATTVCINKEEIPQSQWIDHFIQGHASVEVPKFFESLT is encoded by the coding sequence ATGAAACTTGGTCCGTTTAAAAAGATCGTAATCCTCACCGGCGCCGGCATCTCTGCCGAATCCGGCATCAATACATTTCGTGATTCAAACGGACTTTGGGAACAACATCGCATGGAAGATGTGGCAACTCCTGAGGCCTTTAAACGTGATCCACAACTGGTGTGGCGCTTTTACTCCATGAGACGCATTCAAGCGGCTCAAGCGCATCCTAATCGCGCGCACGAGGCCTTAGTTAAATTTGCTAAAACTCCGGGACAAGAAATTCATCTCATCACACAAAACGTGGATGATCTTCATCACCGAGCTGATCCCACGGATCATTTGCCACCGCTATGTATGCATGGATCTCTTAATCAATCACGCTGCATGAATTGCGGCACGATCTATTTTGATGATCACGCTTACTTTGATCTTAAAGGTGATTACGCTCCTCAAGGAACAATTCTGTGTTCCTCTTCACAGAAGGCCTCAGTCGATTATCTTCATCACTACAAACTTGATTATCGTGACTTCCTTCCCCTATCACCTTGTTGCAAGGCCGCGATTCGTCCGCACATCGTGTGGTTCGGAGAAATTCCGTTTCACATGACGAAGATTAATAACCTTCTAACTGATGCAGATCTTTTCGTGAGTATTGGAACCAGTGGACAGGTTTATCCAGCGGCGGGATTTTTACAAATTGCAAAGATGAGTGGAGCAACGACGGTTTGTATTAACAAAGAAGAGATTCCTCAAAGTCAGTGGATCGACCACTTCATTCAAGGTCATGCTTCTGTAGAAGTTCCGAAATTCTTTGAGTCACTAACCTGA